Proteins found in one Mixophyes fleayi isolate aMixFle1 chromosome 8, aMixFle1.hap1, whole genome shotgun sequence genomic segment:
- the CPT2 gene encoding carnitine O-palmitoyltransferase 2, mitochondrial, with protein MARLLANSCFWKGGSSCAPASVLLRAYSSVNSDADYLQKSIVPTMHFQKSLPRLPIPKLEDTIKRYLNAQRPLLDDEQFRNTEQLAQNFQNGTGKQLHEELVLQDKQNKQTSYISGPWFDMYLCARDSIVLNSNPFMSFTPDPRTEYNDQLLRATNMTVSAMRFLKTIRGGYLEPEIFHLNPAKSDTQRFRKLIRFVPSSLSWYGAYMVNAYPLDMSQYFRLFNSTRLPKRNKDELVTHEKGRHLLVLRRGNFYVFDVLDKDGNIVKASEIQAHLKYILSDSSPTPEFPLGYLTSEDRNTWAGVREELVDNGNQEAIKKVDSAVFCLCLDDFPIRDRIDLSHKMLYGSGSNRWYDKSFSIIMAEGGAAAVNFEHSWGDGVAVLRFQNEVFKDSTERPAVSPQSSPAPVDSSKAVQKLTFNLNDSLKAAVTNAKNKFDAAVGSLTIESMEFKRGGKEFLKAQKLSPDAISQLSFQVAFLRQYGQTTATYESCSTAAFKHGRTETIRPASTYTKKCSEAFVKNPSKYSSAELRQMLNECSKYHGQLTKEAAMGQGFDRHLFALRYLAAAKGITLPELFQDPAYARINHNVLSTSTLTSPAVQIGGFAPVVSDGFGLGYGVHDDWIGCNVSAYPARDVKQFVQCVHQSLEDIFKVLEDKPVNK; from the exons ATGGCTCGACTCCTGGCAAACTCATGTTTCTGGAAAGGGGGTTCATCGTGTGCACCGGCTTCTGTCTTACTCAGGGCATACAGTTCTGTAAACAGTGATGCAGACTATTTGCAGAAAAGCATCGTCCCAACTATGCACTTCCAGAAAAGTCTACCCAG GCTGCCAATTCCTAAACTGGAAGACACCATAAAAAGATACTTGAACGCTCAAAGGCCTCTTCTAGACGACGAACAATTCAG GAACACGGAGCAGCTGGCGCAGAACTTTCAGAACGGGACAGGAAAACAACTGCATGAGGAGCTGGTGCTGCAAGATAAACAGAATAAACAGACGAGCTACATCTCTG GTCCTTGGTTTGACATGTATCTCTGTGCCCGTGACTCCATCGTGCTTAATTCTAACCCCTTCATGTCCTTTACGCCTGACCCAAGGACGGAGTATAACGACCAGCTTCTCAGAGCCACAAACATGACCGTGTCTGCTATGCGTTTTCTAAAGACCATTCGAGGCGGTTATCTGGAGCCAGAGATTTTCCACCTTAATCCGGCAAAAAGCGACACACAGAGGTTTAGGAAGCTCATTCGTTTTGTGCCCTCCTCTCTGTCCTGGTATGGGGCGTACATGGTCAATGCGTATCCCTTAGATATGTCGCAATATTTCCGTCTCTTTAACTCCACCCGCCTGCCAAAACGAAACAAGGACGAACTGGTGACACATGAGAAAGGAAGACATCTGCTGGTCCTCAGGAGAGGGAACTTCTATGTATTTGATGTATTGGACAAAGATGGGAACATAGTGAAGGCATCAGAAATTCAAGCCCATCTCAAGTACATCCTGTCGGACTCTAGCCCCACTCCAGAATTCCCCTTGGGGTATTTGACCAGTGAAGACAGAAACACGTGGGCAGGTGTAAGGGAGGAGCTTGTAGACAATGGGAACCAAGAAGCTATAAAGAAAGTAGACTCGGCTGTGTTTTGTTTATGTCTGGACGACTTTCCTATTAGAGACCGTATTGACTTATCGCACAAAATGCTTTATGGTTCTGGTTCGAACCGCTGGTACGATAAGTCGTTCAGTATCATCATGGCAGAGGGTGGAGCGGCAGCGGTTAACTTTGAACATTCTTGGGGAGATGGAGTCGCAGTCCTACGGTTCCAAAATGAGGTCTTCAAGGACAGCACAGAGCGGCCGGCTGTATCCCCACAGAGCTCTCCTGCTCCAGTGGACTCCAGCAAAGCTGTGCAGAAGCTTACCTTCAACCTGAATGACTCTTTAAAAGCTGCAGTAACTAATGCTAAAAATAAGTTTGATGCAGCAGTGGGTTCGCTCACCATTGAAAGCATGGAATTcaagagaggagggaaggagttTCTGAAAGCTCAGAAGCTCAGCCCTGATGCCATATCGCAGCTCTCCTTCCAAGTGGCTTTCCTCAGGCAGTATGGGCAAACAACCGCCACGTACGAGTCCTGCAGCACAGCAGCCTTCAAGCATGGCCGGACAGAGACCATCCGACCTGCTTCTACTTATACCAAGAAATGCTCGGAGGCTTTTGTGAAGAATCCATCTAAATATAGTTCAGCTGAACTCAGGCAAATGCTGAATGAATGCTCCAAGTACCATGGACAGCTAACTAAAGAGGCGGCAATGG GTCAGGGGTTTGACCGTCATCTCTTTGCCTTACGATACCTGGCCGCTGCCAAGGGAATAACCCTTCCTGAACTCTTCCAGGATCCAGCCTATGCACGGATCAATCACAATGTCCTATCTACAAGCACCCTGACCAGCCCAGCCGTGCAGATTGGAGGCTTCGCTCCGGTGGTCTCAGACGGGTTTGGGCTGGGCTATGGCGTACACGATGACTGGATTGGTTGCAATGTGTCTGCATATCCAGCCCGCGATGTTAAGCAGTTTGTACAATGTGTTCATCAATCCCTGGAGGACATTTTTAAAGTACTGGAAGACAAGCCTGTGAACAAATAG
- the CZIB gene encoding CXXC motif containing zinc binding protein, with amino-acid sequence MVKFALQFKANLENVTRLRPVGQDFRWFLKLKCGNCGEVPDKWQYITLMDSVPLKGGRGSASMVQKCKLCSRENSIDILSTSLQPYNAEDSDRFKTIVEFECRGLEPIDFQPQAGFAAEGADTGTPFNDINLQEKDWTDYDEKARESVGVYEVSHQFKKC; translated from the exons ATGGTG AAGTTTGCGCTGCAGTTCAAGGCCAATCTGGAAAATGTCACTCGACTGCGACCAGTGGGGCAAGATTTCCGCTGGTTCCTGAAG CTGAAATGTGGAAACTGCGGAGAAGTCCCGGATAAGTGGCAGTACATCACATTGATG GACAGTGTCCCTCTGAAAGGTGGGAGAGGCAGTGCCAGTATGGTACAGAAATGTAAGCTGTGCTCCCGAGAGAACTCCATAG ATATATTGAGCACCTCACTGCAGCCGTACAAT GCTGAAGATAGTGACCGTTTTAAGACTATAGTGGAATTTGAGTGTCGAGGTCTGGAACCTATTGATTTTCAACCACAG GCTGGGTTTGCTGCTGAAGGAGCAGACACTGGAACGCCCTTCAATGACATTAACTTACAGGAAAAG GATTGGACAGATTATGACGAGAAGGCGCGGGAATCAGTGGGGGTCTACGAGGTGTCACAtcagtttaaaaaatgttaa
- the MAGOH gene encoding protein mago nashi homolog, translated as MGSDFYLRYYVGHKGKFGHEFLEFEFRPDGKLRYANNSNYKNDVMIRKEAYVHKSVMEELKRIIDDSEITKEDDALWPPPDRVGRQELEIVIGDEHISFTTSKIGSLIDVNQSKDPEGLRVFYYLVQDLKCLVFSLIGLHFKIKPI; from the exons ATGGGCAGCGACTTTTATCTCCGTTACTACGTGGGTCACAAAGGGAAGTTTGGACATGAGTTCCTGGAATTTGAGTTCCGGCCAGACG gtaaACTTCGTTATGCCAACAACAGTAACTACAAGAATGATGTTATGATCCGAAAGGAG GCATATGTACACAAGAGTGTGATGGAGGAATTGAAGCGGATCATAGATGACAGTGAAATCACAAAAGAAGACGATGCCTTGTGGCCCCCGCCTGACAGAGTTGGTCGACAG GAGCTGGAGATTGTGATTGGGGATGAACACATATCTTTTACAACATCGAAAATCGGTTCTCTTATAGATGTGAATCAGTCAAA AGACCCGGAGGGACTAAGAGTTTTCTATTACCTCGTACAGGACCTGAAGTGTCTGGTCTTCAGCTTGATTGGACTTCACTTCAAAATCAAACCCATTTAG